A window from Telopea speciosissima isolate NSW1024214 ecotype Mountain lineage chromosome 8, Tspe_v1, whole genome shotgun sequence encodes these proteins:
- the LOC122638292 gene encoding protein MODIFIER OF SNC1 1 isoform X2: MASSMLTGDRRWGTGSARRGGMTVLGKVAVPKPVNLPSQRLENHGLDPNVEIVPKGTLSWANCSSSSAPNTWGSSALSPPSSDGVAGSPSRFNGRPSSGGNGTRPSTAGSDRSHEPAPNAWGPNSRPSSSSGVLASNQTSMATTRPRSAETRPGSGQLSRFAEPSSENSVAWGALGTAEKLGSASSKVNRFTLSSGDFPTLGSEKNSECPGQKGHSSQGRPVSASGIVSTLKESSGTSSDHEPVDVNADGETANTWTGDKSPFVGDEAPPSTEKWRREPQPFPNTMPHQHLDHWHGTPVRHSSEGVWYRGPPGGPPYGPVPPGSYPLEPFNYYHPQVPPRPLANPQPVPRPGAGPSNYHPKHAESYRPQIPESYMRPMIPMRPGVYPGMVPYESYYGPPLMAMCNSSDRDAPVLGMAAGPCVYNRFPNQNFHHDSGNFHARPGGYGSASTAMMNEQVERSHSHGAQRGPYKVLLKQQDGWEEKDREDKGGIALPTNAPLEGGKQPRASVENDWVTDYKKDKAVDLLKTVSGEKASSQPPDNQEVSSVPVGMDVPGIMSNTKAVNDSLVKKEESAPIPGGPQQFPATKRNPSLIDKIEGLNTKARISEGRYDGGSISSRDEKMKRSRVVSGNVDHSMNGAVSVSASAEKPYITGKPILSSQECGASMKPKTLEQKTSSGTAVAFPVSESQASAGNVLNAPEVGEKNHGQIYKRVHVVESRVDNQGKGRFTSQGGEEWRNKPIVAKSSTVIPGANIETSDANVKVLGPHQEAPEKSDSNICGRTGGECETSSVGPNNYNEQRAKMKEIATQRVKQLQKEEEERTREQKAKALAKLEELNRRTQAQSSTQKLDNSVPLSSSIPHKLEGSMSQVDMCNSREAPGSSLGGNSNAVSQGSDLLGESSNFSKDVPLEASKFAPQESVELENLSVPLPQDVNSVDAVNPKPALPSPAQDDISSRQKQVGHRKRLNIPLDKILSERPTPTGSTGALRSPVNMVPDVTATNDDSATPNDSTVDDPLPPQKRKPQRNGKSKRKLEEASSGALPLSTPTEENPVKVHVDTAKTKASEAALEVSSVHVMTSRESAEVQDSQSVPSAAQGWSLSTEEARGRANNQWRPQSRRMPKSQQATRSADKFHGGEAVVWAPVRSQNKNEASEGASHSSTSEANASFTKNGQGMQSNMIKGKRAEMERYVPKPVAKEMLQQCSAERPSSPIINQSVPHEAPQRVESGSQGTEGGCPDGLATGKSGTAIEHKNGGSRHNKPGKAHGSWRQRGFTEPPPLQGSHEGSSLSSGTGKNAYQPIEKHQPQESEAYSPKGPEKYSDDWTSNNPVSTYRASTDVKDHSVMGRGKRHPLKGQKGAGHNRNVVDQKDLHGGATDKIDTQTSAIEASQAEGRVVQRENLAGEHSTSQWQPKSQPHAFHNRQSNRGNGNQKVTVHVSRTYGKEFTQHADGCASQSVMDHVVFPDQPQPHQSETLKTVTEISTVRSREIKKERKAVGSFKQCVPNKDPVNQSEVSPANVDTQREQQFSSGLRRQGHPNGRFNRTQESPHAGRNPTGQDSSKQHHTTTNGDKKHNLHYEYQPVGSHNNKPEDSSERAADGAHVMGSRYRERGQDHSRRGGNFSGRSSGTVRVAAGYGIEE; encoded by the exons ATGGCTTCAAGTATGTTGACTGGAGACCGAAG atggggtactggctCTGCACGAAGAGGGGGCATGACAGTTTTGGGGAAAGTTGCTGTTCCAAAGCCTGTTAATCTACCCAGTCAAAG gttggAGAACCATGGTCTGGACCCAAATGTAGAAATAGTCCCAAA GGGCACACTTAGCTGGGCAAACTGTTCATCTTCTTCTGCACCAAATACATGGGGTTCTTCAGCATTGTCACCTCCTAGTTCTGATGGAGTTGCTGGTTCACCAAGTCGGTTTAATGGCCGCCCTTCATCTGGTGGAAATGGCACTCGACCATCGACAGCTGGTAGTGATAGATCCCATGAACCTGCGCCTAATGCGTGGGGTCCAAATTCTAGGCCATCGTCATCATCTGGGGTATTGGCATCAAATCAGACATCGATGGCGACAACGCGTCCTCGTAGTGCTGAAACAAGACCTGGTAGCGGTCAGCTATCTCGGTTTGCTGAGCCCAGTTCTGAAAATTCTGTTGCATGGGGTGCATTGGGGACTGCAGAAAAATTG GGGTCTGCATCCTCCAAGGTTAACAGGTTCACTCTGAGCTCTGGTGATTTTCCGACTCTTGGCTCTGAAAAGAACAGCGAGTGTCCTGGACAAAAAG GTCACAGTTCGCAAGGGCGTCCTGTCTCAGCTTCTGGTATAGTTTCAACCCTGAAAGAGAGTTCAGGAACTTCTTCTG ACCACGAGCCAGTTGATGTCAATGCAGACGGGGAGACTGCAAATACTTGGACAGGTGATAAGTCCCCATTTGTTGGAGATGAGGCCCCACCTAGCACAGAGAAGTGGCGGAGGGAACCTCAACCATTTCCTAATACTATGCCACATCAGCATCTTGACCATTGGCATGGTACACCTGTACGACACTCTTCTGAGGGAGTCTGGTATAGAGGACCTCCAGGTGGTCCACCATATGGGCCTGTCCCTCCTGGTAGCTATCCTCTTGAACCATTTAATTATTATCATCCACAAGTTCCACCTAGACCTTTAGCTAACCCACAGCCGGTTCCACGACCTGGAGCTGGCCCAAGCAATTATCACCCAAAACATGCAGAATCTTACCGGCCCCAAATTCCTGAATCTTACATGCGTCCTATGATACCCATGAGGCCTGGTGTTTACCCTGGTATGGTGCCTTATGAGAGCTATTATGGTCCCCCACTCATGGCTATGTGCAATTCCAGTGATCGAGATGCTCCGGTCTTGGGCATGGCAGCTGGTCCTTGTGTATATAACAGATTCCCAAACCAGAACTTCCATCATGACTCTGGTAATTTTCATGCCAGGCCTGGTGGATATGGTTCTGCCAGCACCGCTATGATGAACGAACAGGTGGAACGTTCTCATTCTCATGGTGCTCAACGGGGTCCGTACAAGGTTCTTTTGAAGCAACAGGATGGTTGGGAAGAAAAGGATAGAGAAGATAAGGGAGGGATTGCCTTACCAACCAATGCACCACTTGAAGGAGGGAAGCAACCGAGAGCTTCTGTGGAGAATGATTGGGTAACAGATTACAAAAAGGATAAAGCTGTGGATTTGCTGAAAACAGTTTCTGGTGAAAAAGCTTCTTCACAACCCCCTGATAATCAGGAAGTTTCTTCTGTTCCTGTTGGCATGGACGTTCCTGGAATTATGAGCAATACTAAGGCAGTTAATGACAGTTtggtaaagaaagaagaatcgGCACCTATTCCAGGAGGTCCACAACAATTCCCTGCTACAAAAAGAAATCCCTCTCTGATAGACAAAATAGAGGGCTTAAATACTAAAGCTCGGATTTCTGAAGGCCGGTATGATGGTGGCTCTATTTCTAGTAGAGATGAGAAAATGAAAAGGTCAAGGGTTGTGAGTGGTAATGTCGACCATTCCATGAATGGAGCTGTTTCTGTTTCTGCCTCTGCTGAAAAACCTTATATTACTGGAAAGCCAATTTTGTCATCTCAAGAATGTGGTGCTTCTATGAAACCTAAGACCCTAGAACAGAAAACTTCCAGTGGTACAGCTGTTGCCTTTCCTGTCAGTGAATCTCAAGCTTCAGCTGGCAATGTATTGAATGCTCCTGAAGTTGGAGAAAAGAATCATGGTCAGATTTACAAGAGGGTGCATGTTGTTGAAAGTAGGGTGGACAACCAAGGTAAGGGAAGGTTTACTAGTCAAGGGGGTGAGGAATGGAGAAACAAACCTATTGTCGCGAAGTCTTCGACTGTTATTCCTGGTGCAAATATTGAGACCTCTGATGCTAATGTGAAAGTCCTCGGTCCTCATCAAGAAGCTCCTGAAAAGTCTGACTCAAACATTTGTGGAAGAACTGGAGGAGAATGTGAAACATCCTCTGTCGGTCCAAACAATTATAATGAACAG CGTGCTAAGATGAAAGAGATAGCAACCCAACGTGTAAAGCAGCTtcagaaggaagaggaagaacgGACAAGAGAGCAGAAAGCCAAGGCACTTGCAAAATTGGAAGAGTTGAACAGGCGGACACAAGCACAGAGTTCAACACAGAAGTTAGATAACTCTGTGCCACTGAGTAGCTCTATCCCGCATAAGCTAGAAGGATCCATGTCCCAAGTAGATATGTGCAATTCCAGAGAAGCACCAGGATCGTCACTTGGTGGGAATTCCAATGCAGTTTCTCAGGGCAGTGATTTGCTTGGAGAGTCGAGCAACTTCTCCAAGGATGTACCTTTGGAGGCTTCGAAATTTGCACCCCAGGAATCTGTTGAGTTAGAAAACTTGTCTGTGCCATTGCCACAAGATGTTAATAGTGTGGATGCTGTTAATCCTAAACCTGCACTACCCTCACCAGCACAGGATGACATTTCTAGCAGGCAGAAACAAGTGGGCCATCGGAAAAGGCTGAATATTCCGTTAGACAAAATTTTAAGTGAAAGGCCAACTCCCACTGGAAGCACTGGGGCCTTAAGAAGTCCTGTTAATATGGTTCCAGATGTAACTGCCACAAATGATGATTCTGCCACACCTAACGATAGTACTGTTGATGATCCCTTGCCACCACAGAAGAGAAAACCACAAAGGAATGGGAAGAGCAAGCGCAAGCTGGAGGAAGCTTCATCTGGCGCTCTACCCTTGTCAACACCCACTGAAGAAAATCCTGTAAAGGTTCATGTTGACACTGCTAAAACAAAGGCTTCTGAAGCTGCGTTAGAAGTATCCTCGGTTCATGTCATGACTTCAAGGGAGTCTGCGGAGGTTCAAGATTCTCAGAGTGTTCCATCTGCAGCCCAAGGTTGGTCTCTGTCAACTGAAGAAGCCCGCGGTAGAGCAAACAACCAATGGAGGCCTCAGTCTCGCCGGATGCCAAAAAGCCAACAAGCTACTAGATCAGCAGATAAATTTCATGGTGGTGAGGCTGTTGTCTGGGCTCCTGTCCGGTCACAGAACAAGAATGAGGCATCGGAAGGTGCCAGCCACAGCAGTACTTCTGAGGCTAATGCTTCCTTTACAAAGAATGGGCAGGGTATGCAGAGCAATATGATAAAAGGCAAGAGGGCTGAAATGGAGAGATATGTCCCAAAGCCTGTGGCTAAAGAAATGTTGCAGCAGTGTAGTGCTGAACGACCATCATCTCCTATAATTAATCAATCCGTACCTCATGAGGCACCACAGAGAGTAGAATCTGGTTCTCAGGGTACCGAAGGTGGATGTCCTGATGGCTTGGCTACTGGGAAATCAGGCACCGCCATTGAGCATAAGAATGGGGGAAGCAGGCATAACAAGCCTGGTAAAGCTCATGGATCGTGGCGCCAACGTGGTTTTACGGAACCGCCTCCTCTGCAAGGCTCGCATGAAGGATCATCTCTCTCTTCAGGCACTGGCAAGAATGCTTATCAACCCATCGAGAAACACCAACCCCAGGAGTCAGAGGCATACTCTCCAAAAGGGCCAGAAAAATATTCTGACGACTGGACTTCTAATAATCCTGTCTCAACTTATCGAGCTTCAACTGATGTTAAAGATCACAGTGTAATGGGGAGAGGGAAACGGCATCCACTTAAGGGGCAGAAAGGTGCAGGGCACAATCGCAATGTTGTTGATCAGAAAGATTTACATGGTGGGGCCACTGATAAGATTGATACTCAAACTTCAGCCATTGAGGCAAGCCAGGCAGAGGGAAGAGTTGTGCAGCGAGAAAACCTTGCTGGAGAACATTCAACATCCCAGTGGCAACCAAAATCTCAGCCGCATGCTTTTCATAACCGGCAAAGCAACAGGGGCAATGGCAACCAGAAGGTTACAGTTCACGTTAGTAGGACTTATGGAAAGGAGTTTACTCAGCATGCTGATGGCTGTGCATCACAAAGCGTCATGGATCATGTTGTTTTTCCAGACCAACCTCAGCCTCATCAGTCAGAGACTTTGAAGACTGTCACTGAAATATCCACTGTACGCAGCCGTGAGattaagaaagaaaggaaggctGTAGgttcattcaaacaatgtgtaccAAACAAAGATCCTGTTAACCAGAGCGAAGTCAGTCCTGCAAATGTGGATACCCAACGGGAGCAACAGTTTTCTTCTGGATTGCGCAGGCAGGGGCACCCAAATGGTCGTTTCAACAGGACACAGGAATCTCCTCATGCAGGTCGCAACCCAACAGGGCAAGATAGCAGCAAGCAACATCATACGACTACAAATGGTGACAAGAAGCATAATTTGCATTATGAGTACCAACCAGTTGGGTCACACAACAATAAACCGGAGGACTCCTCTGAAAGGGCAGCTGATGGTGCACATGTCATGGGTTCAAGATATCGTGAGAGGGGTCAGGATCACTCGAGGCGTGGGGGAAACTTTTCTGGCCGGAGCAGTGGCACTGTTCGAGTTGCTGCTGGTTATGGTATTGAAGAGTGA